GCAAAGAACCAATTATTTGCTGGAAATGTCCTCTAGATCCTTCAGTGTTGCCACCAGTGTCTTGGTGTAATGAGTGTACAGTACGTGGGggaaccctttattcaacagaACAGAGAGTAGCGTTTAAgaagttcattttaaaacagatgaaTGGTGACAAATGAGACAGGCAGGTCGGAGTGACTGGAGTCCTCAGAGTCAGGTTACACCAGGTGAATGTGGAAGAGACGTGCAGATGATCAGGTGATGCAAGTAGGTGCACAACTGACCCGATGATGCAGGCAAAGACTGACTCGACCATACGATGCAGGTGAGGTGTTGCAGACAGAAACTGACTTGACCAGTAGTAGCTGACAAGACCAGATGTTGCAGGTAGAAACAGGCTTAACTAGAAGTCCCCGATGTGATCCCTGCGTGAGGAGAAACTTTTGTCAGGCAGTGCACACAGGCACCAGTTAAACATAACTAGTGGGGCAGGGCAAGAACAGGTCCAAAGGATCAAAATGGTAGCACAACAAGAAGGCACTGGGAACAACATGCATGCATGCAGCTAGACAACACGAACCGTTCTGGCTGAGAGTGGTAGGACGAGGCAGGTATATATAAGCggagtgacaggtgagcagagtttaAACTAattagctgcagcagcaggtggagctgattagGATGCTGAGTAGTGGCTGGGAGGAGTGGAGCGTGGAGTGAGAAAACAGCCCAAaatagtccaaaaacataaacaaaaacccaaatcgtgacactTGATCAGTTCCAGTTGTGTTCTTTCAATCCTCTGTGAAGAcatgtttaatattttatatcCTCACCTTTATCCATCCTTCCTAATGCACTGATGACTTTCTTCACTTTATCATGGTGTGAATTATTTTCTACGCTtatcctgactgatacctttgtgCAATGAGATTGTTTTATATTCTAGTATCTCTCTCTGCAAAAGATGGTTTTAGCTAAAGAATATTAATGAGCACATGTCAGTAAAATCCTACtagctaaactttattttaagtttagcAGACTCACTATATTTGACTTCAGGTGTGAGCTCAAAAAGACTAAATTGAACCTTAATGTGCTTATACAAAGTCTTGCTTTAGGGTGGTGCAGCCATGTTATTACAACCTTTttattatgtatatttttactCTGATTCTTTTCATCTGTTGAATTGCACAGAATATGTCAAGTTATAAAGACGTTTTTTAAATGATGGTCTCATTTGTACATAACAAAAACCTGGTATTTTAAGTGTGAGGTGTGTACACCTGTTAGattaaaagtaaatgtttttttttttattgagagtCACAGTGTTGAACTTTTCATCAATCAGCAACTACCACAGCTATTTAGAAACgtgtttacattttcagttaCAGTTATGAAGACTACAAAGAGACGGCGGACTGGCTGTTGGCACAAACAGAGAAACGTCCCAAAGTGGCCATCATCTGTGGTTCCGGCCTGGGCGGCTTGGCTGAATTGCTAGATGAAAAGATCATGTTCCCGTATGAAGGCATTCCACATTTCCCCACCAGCACTGGTAAGATGCCTATTCTCTTGGAAGGTTTATGCACTCATAATTGATCATTTTATTAAGAAATATGGTCGAAATAATCACCACTGCTTTATAAATTGTGCagcaaaatatgttttgtatgttAAGGTCAGAATCTTGACGTGCACTGACTTTGATTGTGTTTAATTTTCACTAGAAATAGTGCTGACCAGCCTATACAATAtccaattatttttcttttatagtaTACGTGGATCAGTCAGCTTTGGGAAGCCACATTGCGGCATTTTCAAAACAATGACCCAAATCATGacgctaccaccaccatgcttaacaAATGGGATGAAGGCCCCGTTGTTATAAAATttactgttttcctttttgcaaaTTAAATGGTTCCCATTAATGGTTAAACatgatttcattttaatttggtCTTTATATCAGAACATTTTTCTAACAACAAAAATGGATTTCACTCACcttaaatatttgcattttcatGCATCTTAACTTAACGAGTGAATCACCTCCATAGCTGAGCAGGTACTCTGGGCTGCttttcaatttttatttgtGGAACATTTATTGGATAACAGCTTAGAGTCAGGAGGACAATAGTCTTAAATTTACTACATTTCTACATTGAGTCTGTGTATGTGTAGCTACAAAAACCTCTACTGTCCCTGCCATAATTCACTCCTTACAAAATAGAGATTCAGTCATTAAGTACTTCAGATAAACTGGACACTGATTTCCATCCCACTGACTGAATGCTGGCAATTTAGTTTAATGAAGTAGTATTAGACAATTAATTACAGTGATTATTAGTCACAGTAAATAGTCACTATTTTTGGTATCAGTCATCTAATTCAGTTTACTTGTTGAAAAAGTCTTCTACACAAAAATGTGGCCCACAGGAATGGCCTGAAAAAGCTTAatactctttttgttttaagaCCTACCTGCAGCACTTGCTTGCAGCAGTTCATCCTGTCCTTGTGCTGTGCAGTGCAGGGCCATGCAGGGCGGCTCGTGTTCGGGAAGCTGCAGGGCTGCGAGTGCGTCTGCATGCAAGGGCGATTCCATTTCTACGAGGGCTACAACATTCACACGGTAAATGTCTATTAACTCTACGCTTTTTCCTTTGTGTGGTGTTTGCCGTAACCTTTTCCACCACTGGCTACATGTACTTAAAACTGAGTGTGTTTCTGGGAATGCCTTTTCACTGAAGGTGATTGTAGATCTTACCTTGTCTGGTTTGTGGTTTTTTTACTGAACTTTTTGTTTCTGCAAGTGTCTCTAAATGGCTTCTTTTATTGAATTGTATAAACATACcttgaaatagatttttttaatgggtGTTGAACTTTTAATAATGGATTTTTAGAGAAGTCTGTGCAcagtttgtttattatttatttattatccaCCTTCATTGCTATAATTTATTAGGAAATTTTAGTCGGAAGGACCACcagatttctttgctgtttgtcATTCTGAAATGCACATTGGCCTTTCCTTTCTTTTGGACCTTGCTGATGCAAATGATATACTATACGGGTTGGCTGATGTTAAGCTGGCAGTTTAATCTCTGACTTTGTCAATCACATTGCGGCAAACATTCACAGGCTCTGCGGTTGGGCCTGATCTTTTAACTCTGTCTTTCACTTATTCTTGAATGTGTGCTATTCCTTTTTACACTTCTTAACTGAAGCTAAACACCATCTTAGAAAGATTTAGGCATTCTCTAAGAGAAATGTCTTTCTGTAACAGTGAACATTTGATTACATCCTTATTTGTAACATAGATTTCCATGTTTTTGCTGCGTTATAGCCTGATGGGACATTTTTTTATGGCTAAATTCTTGGCTAACAATTTACTTGCTGTGTTAATTAATCAGCTGCAAGAACCGTGAGAAAAGCATCCACTGTATAAAGATTGTCAACGCAGGACTGGCCTTTGACCTGTGACTACTAGTTTTAGTTTACTATCAGCTGCTGTCTGCCATCTCATCATAAAATGGGCAATATAATAAGACGGGatcataaaatccttttttatgcATACTATAACAGCAGGGTAGATGAATTATAAGCATCCTGTGCAGCACATTAGAGAATTCATACTGGGAAAGGGTCGTAACGTTTTTGTGTTCTGTAAAACTTTCAAAAAGAGGaatcattttcagttttaaaaggcCAGAAGGTCATTCAACAGACATGTTTCGGCTACAAAAATTCAGTTTGTTTCCTGTCTTATTAAGTAGTTTCTGATCTCTGCTGTATATTTGTccaatttttaaataataaatacaagATATTATGACCCTTGAGAAACCAAAAATTCCTCTAAGTGACCTTATCCTTGCAAGGTCTCGGGGgtggtgctggtgcccatctcatTAGGTGAGATACGGGGTACATCCTaaacaggttgccagtccattacagggcaacacagatACACACAGAACAATGGAGGAAGCCGGATTATCTAGAGAGAACCTACGCATGCGCAGGGAGAACGTGCAAACTCTACACAGAAAGATTTGAACCCAATACCTTCCTGCTTCAAGGCAAAGCGCTAACCACTGCTCCAGTGTGCAGCCCTATAACCCAAACAATGTTATATACACAAAAGACCCGATTAGGCTTTTCAAGCTAGGGTCAGCGATTTTTCCAAatgtttccccaagtccctttttgaataactacgtatgcgcaagaccatcttacctgcttttCCGCTCTCCGGGCAGATcgagtgaacaaaaaaaaatctctcaaatcCATTCTGGTCTTACTTCTTTCTACTAAGAAACTCTACTAAACTTGCGGTTCGTTTCTTGTGACTCACAGCCGTCTTCAAAgcatacggtgagagcagcagagctacaatgaacagctaacaccgaagctaaccgctaagctaacctgataaataaacactagaagtgcgcatgctcAGCCAGCAAGGGGAAAGTAGGAAGGAACGTAcgcgcacactggcgttacgtgaatGACTGGCATgtaggacaaccaatagataaggcgacaCTCCTGGAACTtaagggacagaggggggtgagagtaggaccaatccctgctcttcgcaccaaagagcagggattggtttgaacagacctgcagctcccacagagatagaCTTTTTTAACCTCCCTTTTCTGAATAATGTATTAACttctttcaggatggaaggacaattttacccagtataacaaaatgtgtttctgaacagaattaccaacCATAGCTTTGAATCCTTACTTTTCACATTCAaataattcagttgtggtctatataaagtggaactgcaatgctctggtttgaattcctcattaatttacctccacagcccctcttttacccttttttgaggtgtgtctgagagcaactcgttctGGTGTAGTGTcttttttgtagtatgctgggtgacagtgaaaaatatgaaaatggtaCATTCGTGAAATCGGTTACCGGAAGTAGATGATCTTTGGATTTTAGTTGTGTACAAATGatcatttcatttcaaacatttctctATAACTTTACATATTCTGTGtaattcaacagaaacaaaatctgagtaaaaatatacattatAGAAAGGTTGTAACCTGGATGCACAACCCTAAAGCAAGACTTTGTATAAGCTTAATGTTCAAATTTGTCTTTTTGAGCTCACACCTGAAGTCAAATATAGTGAGTCtgctaaacctaaaataaaGTTCAGCTGCCCTAGTAGGATTTTACTGAGATGTGCTCATTAATATTCTTTAGCTAAAACCATATTTTGCAGAGAGAGATGATATAGATTTAATAGATAGATCTCATTGTACGTGAAATTATGTGATGTGAAATTATGTGACgttattgttcaaaaaaacTTAATGTCAGGATCCCCATGGGTTTGATTACTTAttgtagctccctggggatccggcagtctgtttatgttttgcacttttagttttgtttcccTTTAGATCCTTGTTTTTGccattagtttagtttctgttcagtATGTATATTAACTGTGCATCCTCGTGACTGTTAGATTTGGTTCCTGTTTTAGTTagcttttgttctttattttagtaGTTCTGTTGGTTTTGCTCTTCCTTATAGTTTAATTGAGATTTTTACCTTCTTATATGGCCATTATCATAtttccctgttagattcagttccCCCTCTGCTCCTGCCAGCTCACTGCCCTCTTTTCCATCTGTCTAATTGAATCTTACTTATCTCACCTGTGTAATTGATTCCACCTGCTACTCCTCCCATTTCCCCTTTGATGTATATTGTCACCCCAGCTTTTACCAATCGTTAGGTCCTCCGTCTTCATTCGCTAATCTATGTTCTGGTCATGTTCGCcatgttcctggttcctgtttccctgtcaATCCTGTAAGCCTTGTTTTCTCATCAAAATCAACTTCACTACTCATCATGTGAGAGAGGGTCACTGAGAACATGCCAAGATATGGGAACATGACAAATGTGATCTAATATATTAttgcaaacaaaacacatttcaaaaatGGAACTTTGaagaaaagtgttttaaaataacatgGCATTGAGCTTAAAGTTTGAAAAAACAcgctcaattttattttgtagcgAAACATATTCTAAATTCAACTCAACCAGACAAAATTGAGAAAAAAGCTGAATCAAATCCATGATGTGGTTCATGTTCCTTTCAATTTTTTTAAGGTAATACCTTGGAGGCACTGACTGTACCCACACTGAACGTCTTATGAATCCTAAGAAAGTGCATGAGCCAGAAGCTTGTTCATCCTTTTCAACTGAATGTTTTCCCTTCACTTAACGTTCCATTAATATGTTTGATAGagcactctgtgaacagatACCATCTTTATCAAAAACCTTTTGTACCTGATCCCCCCTGTTGAAGATGCCAGTGATTGTCTGCTGATAACCTGTCAAGTGAGCAGTGTTCATCATTGCGTAGACCAGTTGCCAAAATCACAACATTTCAGTAttaaaaatgttagtttttatctcatattcctatttttttggaaattgaattttgtttttttggatttgtaatgcactttgtATTTATACAAATCCCAGAGTGCTACATAGTAAAACAGgtaagtgctaaataaaaacacttggagagcataaaaaataaaaaagtaaaaaagataaaataaacaaagacagTAAGTAAAAGGGGAAGAGTTCAATTATAAGCTCTTCATAAAAAAGTTCAGACTTTTTCATTAAGTATTAACTAGACTCATAAAAGTGAACATAAATAATTacctaaaatatataattgtgtttgtaataaatctattttagagttttaataataaaatataaatacactTTTCAGGGATATTCTTTTTATATTAACCTGTACATGCAAGTGCTGCGACATGAAACCTTTTTTGCAAATATACCTCGTGTCCTGACTGGGTTGCAAGTTCTTAACAGAGAACGCATTTATAATATGCAAAACGGCAACAAAACATTGCAAAGTTCTCAAGTGACAGCACTGACCTTATCAAGAAAAAAAGGCTCTTGATAACTCACTTTCATtgaaaaatgcaatattttaagAAAGGTAATATTCAAGCATGACTGTGTGAGAGGAACTGTCATTTATATGCCATCAGCTGCCCTGTAAAGGTTAGCACATACTGTTTCTGGACTGTGCAGGAGCCTATACTAGCAAAGCTTTCTTCAGGCCACGAAACATTAACTTCTCATGTGATTTGTTGTAACATAATAGATAATAAAACGAGAATGTACTTGTTTCTGAGACATGTCGATTGTCTCCAGGTGACATACCCGGTGAGAGTCTTCTTCCTGCTGGGCGTGGAAACTGTGATTGTGACAAATGCTGCAGGCGGCCTCAATGAATGCTACAGTGTTGGAGACATCATGCTCATCAAGGATCACATCAACATGCCTGGCTTTGCTGGTCAGAGCCCTCTGTGTGGGCACAATGATACAAGGTAGACCACAAATTCAGAATGCTATTTCACATGTCAATTACGTGCCCAATATGCAGAAGCCGGTCCCATTCAGGAATTTACTGTTGCTGCAGGTTTGGAGTGCGTTTCCCTTGCATGTCTGACGCATATGACAAAGAGCTGAGGTCCCTGGCCAAACAAACAGCAGAGGAGCAGgactgcagcagcttcctgCAGGAAGGCGTTTACTGCATGCTGGCCGGACCGACATATGAGACCATCGCAGagagcagagctctgcagaagcTCGGGGCTGACGCTGTCGGTGGGTACA
This genomic stretch from Fundulus heteroclitus isolate FHET01 chromosome 2, MU-UCD_Fhet_4.1, whole genome shotgun sequence harbors:
- the pnp6 gene encoding purine nucleoside phosphorylase 6 gives rise to the protein MEAASSSSTQCSYSYEDYKETADWLLAQTEKRPKVAIICGSGLGGLAELLDEKIMFPYEGIPHFPTSTVQGHAGRLVFGKLQGCECVCMQGRFHFYEGYNIHTVTYPVRVFFLLGVETVIVTNAAGGLNECYSVGDIMLIKDHINMPGFAGQSPLCGHNDTRFGVRFPCMSDAYDKELRSLAKQTAEEQDCSSFLQEGVYCMLAGPTYETIAESRALQKLGADAVGMSTVPEVVVARHCGLRVLGLSLITNKVVTDYDSNEKANHEEVLRTTEHRAKDLQRLVSHLIKKL